Proteins encoded in a region of the Actinomycetota bacterium genome:
- a CDS encoding phospholipase A2, which yields MSTPRTEVLGRRARRPRWRLAAAVLLAILALGLPAVRVDAMPRTQPGPGPATLAAVPDDFPAVMGYMPVTARMAGGTVRLAKPTGACSAPGGDAPFGFEQVCRVHDYGYDLLRYGHAGRQRLTPEARRQLDAMFDRDLHARCQATRRGLARVGCHLLAEGFTAVVSVNSWRQRYGNPARESPPGWSLGLVAPILAAPLLPRLVRRRGARARRARARRAGGRLRALADATPAGRDRYVDFLRVISIVTVVLGHWTIAAVAPSGDGLAAGNVLSTTPGLWLATWVLQVMPVFFLVGGFSNMVSWQALERRGGGYVEYLSGRMARLLRPALVFAAVWLVIPPVLGRLGLPGEQVQLVGRIMGQPLWFLGVYLVVVALAPAMVRLHRRFRLWVPAAFAAAAAAVDAVRLAAGIHQIGYLNLLLVWVLVQQLGFFYADGTLERLSRRALAGLAAAGLAGLLVLTGTGPYPPSMVGLPGDRSNMSPPTVCIVALTVWQLGLVMLARARVSAWLARRGPWTAVIAVGSMAMTLYLWHLPTMAALYGLVLAVDGPLPNPGSGAWWATRPLWLAVLAAVLAPLALALSRFERSRRPAGFPTRTLETRTGRVAAVLGVVLVTLGLLGFVASGFTPLLDPHGSPLLVLRVDPLQNLLHLVVGAALLGAARTGATDYPRPWLLAAVGSALPLALPSAAPVGVVLHLAVAALALTVAASRRQQPDKMTTA from the coding sequence ATGTCCACCCCCCGCACCGAGGTGCTCGGGCGCCGCGCCCGGCGCCCGAGATGGCGGCTCGCCGCCGCGGTCCTGCTCGCGATCCTGGCGCTCGGGCTGCCGGCCGTCCGCGTCGACGCCATGCCACGGACCCAGCCAGGTCCCGGCCCCGCCACGCTGGCCGCGGTGCCGGACGACTTCCCGGCGGTGATGGGGTACATGCCGGTGACGGCGCGCATGGCCGGCGGGACCGTCCGGCTCGCCAAGCCCACCGGAGCGTGCTCGGCGCCGGGCGGCGACGCGCCGTTCGGGTTCGAGCAGGTCTGCAGGGTCCACGACTACGGCTACGACCTGCTCCGCTACGGGCACGCGGGTAGGCAGCGCCTGACCCCAGAGGCGCGCCGGCAGCTCGACGCCATGTTCGACCGCGACCTGCACGCACGCTGCCAGGCGACCAGGCGTGGGCTCGCCCGGGTGGGCTGCCACCTGCTCGCCGAGGGGTTCACCGCCGTCGTCTCCGTCAACTCCTGGCGGCAGCGCTACGGCAACCCCGCCAGGGAGTCGCCGCCCGGCTGGTCGCTCGGGCTCGTCGCCCCGATCCTGGCCGCGCCGTTGTTGCCCCGCCTGGTGCGCCGCCGCGGCGCCCGTGCCCGCCGCGCCCGTGCCCGCCGCGCCGGTGGGCGGCTACGGGCGCTCGCCGACGCCACGCCGGCCGGCCGCGACCGCTACGTCGACTTCCTGCGTGTGATCAGCATCGTCACGGTGGTGCTCGGTCACTGGACGATCGCCGCCGTGGCCCCCTCCGGCGACGGCCTTGCCGCCGGGAACGTGCTGTCGACCACCCCGGGCCTGTGGTTGGCGACCTGGGTGCTCCAGGTCATGCCCGTGTTCTTCCTCGTCGGCGGGTTCTCCAACATGGTGAGCTGGCAGGCGCTGGAGCGCCGCGGCGGCGGCTACGTCGAGTACCTGTCCGGCAGGATGGCGCGGCTGCTGCGGCCAGCACTGGTCTTCGCGGCCGTCTGGCTGGTGATCCCGCCGGTGCTCGGCCGGCTCGGTCTGCCCGGCGAGCAGGTCCAGCTGGTCGGCAGGATCATGGGCCAGCCGCTGTGGTTCCTCGGCGTCTACCTGGTGGTGGTGGCGCTGGCCCCGGCGATGGTGCGGCTGCACCGACGCTTCCGCCTGTGGGTGCCGGCCGCCTTCGCCGCCGCCGCGGCGGCGGTCGACGCGGTCCGTCTCGCGGCCGGCATCCATCAGATCGGCTACTTGAACCTGCTGCTGGTGTGGGTGCTGGTGCAGCAGCTCGGCTTCTTCTACGCCGACGGCACCCTGGAGCGGCTGTCGCGCCGCGCGCTCGCCGGCCTGGCCGCCGCCGGCCTGGCGGGCCTGCTCGTGCTGACCGGGACCGGCCCGTATCCGCCGAGCATGGTCGGCCTGCCCGGCGACCGGTCGAACATGAGCCCGCCGACGGTCTGCATCGTGGCGCTCACCGTCTGGCAGCTCGGCCTGGTCATGCTCGCCCGCGCGCGGGTGTCGGCCTGGCTGGCCCGCCGTGGACCCTGGACCGCGGTGATCGCGGTCGGCTCGATGGCGATGACCCTGTACCTGTGGCACCTCCCAACGATGGCCGCCCTCTACGGCCTCGTCCTCGCCGTCGACGGACCGCTGCCCAACCCTGGCTCGGGTGCCTGGTGGGCGACCCGACCGCTGTGGCTGGCAGTGCTGGCGGCGGTCCTGGCCCCGCTGGCGCTGGCCCTGTCCCGCTTCGAGCGATCCCGCCGCCCGGCAGGCTTCCCTACGCGGACCCTCGAGACGCGCACCGGCCGCGTCGCCGCCGTGCTCGGCGTCGTCCTGGTCACCCTGGGCCTGCTCGGCTTCGTGGCGAGCGGCTTCACCCCCCTGCTCGACCCCCACGGCAGCCCCCTGCTGGTCCTCCGCGTCGACCCGCTGCAGAACCTGCTCCACCTGGTGGTCGGTGCCGCACTCCTCGGGGCGGCCCGCACCGGCGCCACCGACTACCCGCGGCCCTGGCTGCTGGCGGCGGTCGGCAGCGCCCTTCCCCTGGCATTGCCGTCCGCCGCGCCGGTAGGGGTCGTCCTCCACCTGGCCGTCGCGGCGCTGGCGCTGACGGTCGCCGCGAGCCGCCGCCAGCAGCCGGATAAGATGACCACGGCATGA
- a CDS encoding IS982 family transposase, which produces MHACLDDLVIALYVMVDELLGPRRGPGRRPKLSDAELVCLAVAQVLLGCSSERRWLRLVGQRLGHLFPYLPTPSAYNRRLRRAGALVALAIADLAAHTPSWGDQLRLVDSTPVPCAASHETVRRSALWPYAGYGYCKSHHRYFWGFRLYVLAAPDGLPVAWCLATPKLGEREVVAALLDHERHRLRPGLVILADKGFAGRQFEQLVAGYGARLLRPDRADEPRRHGSLGRWRQWIESTFDTLKDQLGLERHGGRTLAGVWVRVGQRLLALAAAIWWNWEIDATDKRSLVAYDH; this is translated from the coding sequence GTGCATGCCTGTCTCGACGACCTCGTCATCGCACTGTACGTCATGGTCGACGAGCTGTTGGGCCCACGCCGCGGACCCGGCCGGAGGCCCAAGCTCAGCGACGCCGAGCTGGTCTGTCTGGCCGTAGCCCAGGTTCTGCTGGGCTGCAGCTCGGAGCGGCGCTGGCTGCGGCTGGTCGGCCAGCGGCTCGGACACCTGTTCCCGTATCTGCCGACCCCATCGGCCTATAACCGGCGGCTGCGCCGAGCCGGCGCCCTGGTCGCCCTGGCCATCGCCGACCTGGCCGCCCACACCCCAAGTTGGGGCGATCAGCTGCGGCTGGTCGACTCCACCCCGGTGCCGTGCGCGGCCTCCCACGAGACGGTCCGCCGCTCGGCCCTCTGGCCCTATGCCGGCTATGGCTACTGCAAGAGCCACCACCGCTACTTCTGGGGCTTTCGCCTGTATGTGCTGGCCGCCCCCGACGGGCTCCCGGTGGCCTGGTGCCTGGCCACCCCCAAGCTCGGGGAGCGGGAGGTGGTCGCCGCGTTGCTGGACCACGAACGGCACCGGCTGCGGCCGGGGCTGGTCATCTTGGCCGACAAGGGGTTCGCCGGCCGCCAGTTCGAACAGTTGGTCGCCGGCTATGGCGCCAGGCTGCTGCGCCCCGACCGTGCTGACGAGCCGCGCCGGCACGGGTCGCTGGGCCGCTGGCGCCAGTGGATCGAGAGCACCTTCGACACCCTCAAAGACCAGCTTGGGCTGGAACGCCACGGCGGCCGCACCCTGGCCGGGGTCTGGGTCCGGGTCGGCCAACGCCTGCTCGCCCTGGCCGCCGCGATCTGGTGGAACTGGGAGATCGACGCAACCGACAAGCGCTCCCTGGTCGCCTACGACCACTAA
- a CDS encoding NAD(P)-binding domain-containing protein gives MTRGRPRDAVIDCAVVGAGPAGLAASAALSRRGVEHVILERGRVGQSWREQRWDCLRLNNPGARSPRTCWPRVGR, from the coding sequence ATGACCAGAGGACGACCGCGCGACGCGGTGATCGACTGTGCGGTGGTGGGCGCCGGACCAGCCGGGCTGGCCGCCAGCGCCGCCCTCAGCCGACGCGGCGTCGAGCATGTGATCCTGGAGCGGGGCCGGGTCGGCCAGAGCTGGCGGGAGCAGCGCTGGGATTGCCTGCGGCTGAACAACCCGGGTGCCAGATCGCCGAGGACCTGCTGGCCGCGGGTCGGCAGGTGA
- a CDS encoding helix-turn-helix domain-containing protein, with product MHLLDLASARVGEQTGSDHRAGRELVVQVSQQELANAVGTVREVVVRVLRELRQDGVVRTERDRIVLLEPGRLIQEQGWNQGS from the coding sequence CTGCATCTGCTCGACCTTGCCTCGGCGCGGGTCGGGGAGCAGACCGGGTCGGACCATCGGGCAGGACGCGAACTCGTCGTCCAGGTCAGCCAGCAGGAGCTGGCCAACGCCGTGGGCACGGTTCGGGAGGTCGTCGTGCGGGTCCTGCGCGAACTGCGCCAGGACGGCGTGGTGCGGACCGAACGCGACCGGATCGTGCTCCTGGAACCGGGACGGCTCATCCAGGAACAGGGGTGGAACCAAGGTTCCTGA
- a CDS encoding response regulator transcription factor, producing the protein MIRIMLADDQAMVRQGFGALLNAQQGMAVVGEVTNGEDAVRTCRELRPDVVLMDVRMPVMDGLEATRRLMHPPVGVDYRPRVLMLTTFDLDDYVYEALRAGASGFLLKDATADDLVAAVRIVAAGEALLAPTVTRRLIEEFASQPRRDRPRPDQLASLTARELEVAKLIARGLSNGEIADTLVLAEQTVKTHVGRILTKLDLRDRAQVVVTAYESGLVTPGEGHG; encoded by the coding sequence ATGATCAGGATCATGCTCGCTGACGACCAGGCGATGGTGCGCCAGGGGTTCGGCGCGCTGCTCAACGCCCAGCAGGGCATGGCGGTGGTGGGCGAGGTCACCAACGGCGAGGACGCGGTGCGGACCTGCCGCGAACTGCGGCCCGACGTGGTCCTGATGGACGTGCGCATGCCGGTGATGGACGGGCTGGAGGCCACCCGGCGACTGATGCACCCGCCCGTCGGTGTCGACTACCGGCCGCGGGTGCTGATGCTGACGACCTTCGACCTCGACGACTACGTGTACGAGGCGCTCCGCGCCGGCGCCAGCGGGTTCCTGCTCAAGGACGCCACCGCCGACGACCTGGTCGCGGCCGTCCGCATCGTGGCCGCCGGCGAGGCCCTCCTGGCGCCGACCGTCACCCGCCGGCTCATCGAGGAGTTCGCCAGCCAGCCACGCCGCGACCGGCCACGCCCCGATCAGCTCGCCAGCCTCACCGCGCGCGAGCTGGAGGTCGCCAAGCTGATCGCCCGCGGCCTGTCCAACGGCGAGATCGCCGACACGCTGGTGCTGGCGGAGCAGACGGTCAAGACCCACGTCGGCCGGATCCTGACCAAGCTCGACCTCCGCGACCGCGCCCAGGTCGTGGTGACCGCCTACGAGAGCGGCCTGGTCACCCCTGGCGAGGGCCATGGCTGA
- a CDS encoding sensor histidine kinase, translating into MSAPTELLVGPEPPPLPAGEGRFGWLSRYRAPILWLAAVGTFLLSTQMLVDSGRLWEIVVPPVAALIALPLGLAAATPLRAWRLQVVVAAATPLLVPPEGWVGPPWLPTLVFVAMYVTYTVAVRLDLHLLVGVWLVTDAIIVFGYVATGAGVDALNQAYLGILLATVLIALGYLTGTRRRLTFELVEGRRREQEEQARSTLLEERARIARELHDVVAHHMSVIAVRAETAPFRIPGLPEAVKDDMAETSAIAREALTEMRRLLGVLRGADAGPERVPQPGMDRLEGLVAAVQGAGLTVDVRVEGDQRPLPPAVELSAYRIMQEALSNALRHAPAAPAAVEVRYEPERLRLHVRNDRPPGPGPHPMAGAAGHGIVGMRERAAMLGGTLSAGPTSDGGYLVEAVLPLAATPAEKA; encoded by the coding sequence GTGAGCGCCCCGACCGAACTGCTCGTCGGGCCGGAGCCGCCGCCGCTGCCGGCGGGAGAGGGGCGCTTCGGCTGGCTGAGCCGCTATCGGGCGCCCATCCTGTGGCTGGCCGCGGTCGGGACGTTCCTGCTGAGCACCCAGATGCTCGTCGACAGCGGCCGGCTGTGGGAGATCGTCGTGCCGCCGGTGGCGGCGCTGATCGCACTGCCGCTGGGCCTGGCCGCCGCAACGCCGCTGCGGGCCTGGCGGCTGCAGGTGGTGGTGGCCGCGGCGACGCCGCTGCTCGTGCCGCCGGAGGGTTGGGTGGGGCCCCCGTGGCTCCCGACCCTGGTCTTCGTCGCCATGTACGTGACCTACACCGTGGCGGTGCGGCTGGACCTCCACCTGCTGGTCGGGGTCTGGCTGGTCACCGACGCCATCATCGTCTTCGGGTATGTCGCCACCGGGGCCGGCGTGGACGCCCTCAACCAGGCCTACCTCGGGATCCTGTTGGCGACCGTGCTGATCGCCCTGGGCTACCTCACCGGGACGCGGCGGCGGCTGACGTTCGAGCTGGTCGAGGGCAGGCGGCGGGAGCAGGAGGAGCAGGCGCGCAGCACCCTGCTGGAGGAACGGGCCCGGATCGCGCGGGAGCTCCACGACGTGGTCGCCCACCACATGTCGGTGATCGCCGTGCGCGCCGAGACCGCGCCGTTCCGGATCCCCGGGCTGCCGGAGGCCGTCAAGGACGACATGGCCGAGACCAGCGCCATCGCCCGCGAGGCGCTGACTGAGATGCGGCGGCTGCTGGGCGTGCTCCGTGGCGCCGACGCCGGCCCCGAACGCGTGCCCCAGCCCGGCATGGACCGGCTGGAGGGACTGGTCGCAGCCGTCCAGGGCGCCGGGCTGACCGTGGACGTGCGCGTCGAGGGCGACCAGCGGCCATTGCCGCCGGCGGTGGAGCTGTCGGCCTACCGGATCATGCAGGAGGCGCTCAGCAACGCCCTGCGGCATGCGCCGGCGGCACCCGCCGCGGTCGAGGTCCGCTACGAGCCCGAGCGCCTGCGGCTCCACGTCCGCAACGACCGGCCGCCGGGCCCCGGTCCCCACCCGATGGCGGGCGCGGCCGGGCACGGCATCGTCGGCATGCGGGAGCGGGCCGCCATGCTCGGCGGCACCCTGTCGGCCGGGCCGACCAGCGACGGCGGCTACCTGGTCGAGGCGGTCCTGCCCCTGGCGGCGACCCCTGCGGAGAAGGCATGA